GAGCAGATCCCGGGTCCTTTGGTAGGCAGGATTCTGCATACGATCGAGGTCAGATCGCACAAAGCCCAGGCCGGTGACACAGAGCTCAAAGTTCTCCGATAATTTCTTGAACAACAGCAAGCTGGTTTCCCCATCCTCACGACCGATCTGCGCGACAATTCCGTACGATCGTTTGCCGGTCTTCACATAGTCCACGAGGAAGTCCTTGTGATAGATGCGCCCAGCCGATTTGAGCCGTCTCAAGTACTCGGGAAACAATCCCGCCATAAACAGCGTGAAATCCCCGATATGGCGATGGACGTCCCGCTCACGATCCAGCGATTGCGCTTCCAGCATCACCTCAGACTCGAACAGCAAATCGACAACCGAATCGACCGGCTGATCCTCCCGGTTTCTAATCTTATAGAGCTGATCTGTACGGGTAAAATCTACTAAAAGATTTGAGACGTAGGATGTAACCTTGGTATCGGGCCAACCGAGATGTTCCGTGAAACTCTTCTCGGTAAGGGCGCCAAAGAGTTCTCTAAGCGGGTGCCGAAGAGGAACTTGAGCTCCCATCTCCACCTCCTGTGACGTCGGTGTGGCTTACGCTCAGTATACCAAATCCGGACCGGGAACGGATTGTCACTCTTGTCGATCTTGAATTCAAGGTTGAAGAGCAACACCTGCGGCCCGCGCAAAGACTTCGGCTGGGGTCCGATAGGCGAGGCATTTCCGGGGTCGATTATTCAATTCCTCCACGACCGACGCAAGTCGGTGTGCCGTGATCGTCGAGAAATCTGTCTGTTTCGGGAAATAATCGCGTAATAAGCCGTTGGTGTTCTCATTCGTCCCACGTTCCCATGCCGCATAGGGAGCGGCAAAGTACACCTGGAGCCCCAGGGTCCGTTGAAGACAGCGAAACGACGCCCATTCACTCCCGTTATCCACGGTGAGGGTCCGCCGTACATGCGCTGGAAGCGGGTGCAGAAGTTTCCGCGTGGCCACCGTGACCTCTGTAGCAGTCCGGCGTGACACCTTGGCCGCCAGAAGAAAGCGACTGCGCCGGTCCACGTGCGTAGCCACGAAGCCGCGCTGGCCTCGACCGACCACGAGATCCCCTTCCCAATCTCCCAGGCGTCCTCGGCGTTGTGCAATGGCCGGTCGCTCGGCGAGAGACACGCGTCCTTTGAGGCGTGGAGCACGCGGCCCACTCCCGTAGCGTTTCCGACGCCGACAATGGTGGCGGAGGTACCGCGACCAAGATCCTCCCGTGCGGTGATCAGCTGCCAACCATGTATAGATCGTTTGATGGCTGATCCGCATCTGAGTGGCGTGGGGATAGTCAACCCGCACACGGTGAGCAATCTGTTCGGGCGACCAGCGGCACTGCAGCTTCTCTTGGACATAAGTTGCCAGCATACCACTCGTCAGATGTGACCGCCGAATGTTACGGCGACGGCGCTGCGCATCGCAATGGGCCCAGTACCCAGCATAGGCTCCACTTCCATCACCGTTCCGTCGCAGTTCCCGGCTGATGGTACTCGGCGCTCGCCCGAGCTGGGCTGCAATGGACCGAATAGACCAGCCAAGCATTCGCATCGGGGCCATCATTGACCGTTCTTCCAAGGTGAGGTGCTGATAGGGCATGGCAGACTCCTCGTTGCTGGAGGTGAAATGTCTGCCCCACTCTATCGAACCGCACCACCCAAATCTCTTCGTCGCGACCTGCGTTGCACTTCAAATTAGAATTCATCGATCTATCGGAACTCCTCCGTCAGATCTTGAGGCGCGAGAAGCCTCCTTCCCGACTATCCAGCACAAATGTCACCGGCCCATCGTTGACCAAAGTCACCTGCATATGCGCCGCAAAGATCCCTGTTTCAACCATCGTTCCGCTCTCTCGCAGTCTAGTTACGACCTGTTCATAGAGTCCCTTTGCCAGATCAGAAGGGGCCGCGTCATCAAAACTCGGGCGGCGGCCATTGCTCGTCCGGCCCAAGAGGGTGAATTGAGAGACCAACAACACCGCGCCGCCCACGTCGGCCAGCGATCGATTCATCTTCCCCTGTTCGTCGGAGAAAATGCGGAGGGTCCTGATCTTGTCAACCACGTAGCGTACGTCGGACTCGGCATCACCTTTCGCGACACCCAGCAACACCATCAAGCCTTGCTGGATTCGACCGACGACCAGTCCATCGACCTCAACCGAGGCACTGGTGACACGCTGCAGAACCGCCTTCATCGATCAGGCCCGGCCTCGCTGGAGTTGAACCAGGGTTCCTTCAAGAGAGAGTAGCTTGCGTTTCATCGAGAGTCCTCCCGAGAACCCTCCAAGCGTGGCATCCTGGGAGACAATCCGATGACAAGGAATCACAATTGGAATCGGGTTCGCACCAACCGCGTTACCGACCGCACGGGCATACTGTGGTCCACCCACACGCGCGGCGACCCATTGATACGAACGCAGCTTGCCGTGCGGCACACGGAGAAGCACCCGCCAGACCTGCCGCTGGAACACCGTCCCTTGCGACAGATCGAGCGGCACGTCAAAGGTGTGTCGCGTGCCTGCAAGATAGTCGAGTAGCTGACGACGAGCCATATCCAGTCGTGCAGACTCGCCTCGCTGTAGTGGACCGTTTGACTGGGCTCTGAGGTCAGCCTCCACCGCCCGTTCTGACCGTTTCGGCAAGACGATGGCTTGAATTCCTTTTGAAGACTCCGCGACCCCCATCCACCCCCAGGGTGATCTAAACATCATCACCTTCTGCATAGACCACTTCTCGCTATTTCGCGAAACGCCCGAGCTTTCTGCGCACCATCCCCCAGAGGATCCCCAGTTCCTCAGACCGAAATAAGGCATGGACGCCCAGATATCCGCCTACACTCAGTCCAATGCCGACGAACAGCATCGCGGATTTCGCGACCCAATCGTCGGGTTGGGCCCAAATCTGCGCGTTGGCGACCCACCAGCAAGCCGCTATGATCGGCACACAGCCAATCCCTACCCGACCAGCCGAACGGAGCACTGAAAACCAGTCGACACCGCCGAGTCTCCGATTCAGCACGGCCACAAGGATTCCGCCATTGACCATCGCCGCCAGGGCCGTGGCGAGTGCAAGCCCGGCCGCCCCCAAGCGCGACATCAAGACCAATGAGAACAGAATATTGGCCACGACCGCAATAGTCGCTGAGATCACCGGCGTCGTCGTGTCCTTCAGCGAATAGAAGGCTGAGACGATGATGCGCACTCCCCCGAACGCCCATAACCCGACAGAATAGCAGAGCACCGCAAGGGCTGTTTCAGCGGTATCGTGTGCCGTAAAGGTGCCATGTTCAAACACCAGGTGCACGATTGGAGTCCGTAACACAATCAACCCCACCATGGCCGGCAACATGATGAAGATGATCATGCGGAGTCCAAACCCAAGCGTCGTGCGCAGTTCATCCAGTGCACCTCGCGCTGCTTGCGCCGACAAGGTCGGCAGGATGGCGGTGACCAACGCCACGCCAAAGATGCCCAGAGGGAATTGGATCAACCTCATACCGTAAAACAAATAGGTCGGCCCACCAGCAAAGAACGACCCCAGTATCGTGCTCACCGTGATATTGATCTGCGTCACCGACAGTCCGAGCAATGATGGAATCATCAGTCGGCCGATCTTTCGCACACCGGGGTGGCCGGGGTTAAACTTGAACCCGAACAACATCCCACGCGACTTGAGTCCCGGCAGTTGCATGGCAAATTGCGCGGCACCACCGGCCACCACACCAATCGCAACACCGATGATGGGCTCCGGCATGGTGGGCGCAAGAAACACCGCGCACCCGATAATGAACAGATTAAAAAAGACGGGAGAAAACGCCGGAGCTGCAAAGGCCCGTAATGAGTTGAGCACGCCCATGGCCAGAGCCGCCAAGCTGATAAAAATGAGATAGGGGAACATGATGCGGGTGAGCATCGTCGTCATTTCCAGCCGGGTTGGATCATCATGAAATCCCGGCGCCAAAAGCCACACAATGCCCGCCGATCCCAGAATCCCGATGAGCGTAATGCCCGTGACGATAGTCAGCAGTGTCGTGAACGCGGCGCTCGCCAACTCCCACGCGTCCTGCTTCGACTTGAGGGTGTGATATTCGGTGAACACAGGAATAAACGCGGCGGACATGGAGCCCTCCGCAAAGAGCTCACGGAGCAGATTCGGGATACGATAGGCGACAAAAAACGCATCCGCAGCGGGAGTCGCACCAAAGAGTCGTGCGATAACCATGTCTCGGATAAACCCAAGGATGCGGCTGGAAAAAGTGGCGACCCCGATGATGCCGGCCGATTTGATGACTGATTGATTCTCGTCCTGCTGTTGGGGTGAAGGAGTGGGGAAGGCGGTCGGCTCTGACATGGGTCGGATTCTAGCCGAACAATCGCGGGGCGTCTATGGAAGGTGAACGTCGTCTGATCCGCCAGTCGCTTGGAGCCTGGCACCTTGCCGCCATGACCGTCCACACAAGCGAACGATAAACTCCTGACGCGTGCCGGACATCACGCCAGGAGTCTTCGAGCCCTCGTTTACGCAGCCAATCGAATAG
The Candidatus Nitrospira nitrosa DNA segment above includes these coding regions:
- a CDS encoding IS30 family transposase, with the translated sequence MPYQHLTLEERSMMAPMRMLGWSIRSIAAQLGRAPSTISRELRRNGDGSGAYAGYWAHCDAQRRRRNIRRSHLTSGMLATYVQEKLQCRWSPEQIAHRVRVDYPHATQMRISHQTIYTWLAADHRTGGSWSRYLRHHCRRRKRYGSGPRAPRLKGRVSLAERPAIAQRRGRLGDWEGDLVVGRGQRGFVATHVDRRSRFLLAAKVSRRTATEVTVATRKLLHPLPAHVRRTLTVDNGSEWASFRCLQRTLGLQVYFAAPYAAWERGTNENTNGLLRDYFPKQTDFSTITAHRLASVVEELNNRPRKCLAYRTPAEVFARAAGVALQP
- the murJ gene encoding murein biosynthesis integral membrane protein MurJ — encoded protein: MSEPTAFPTPSPQQQDENQSVIKSAGIIGVATFSSRILGFIRDMVIARLFGATPAADAFFVAYRIPNLLRELFAEGSMSAAFIPVFTEYHTLKSKQDAWELASAAFTTLLTIVTGITLIGILGSAGIVWLLAPGFHDDPTRLEMTTMLTRIMFPYLIFISLAALAMGVLNSLRAFAAPAFSPVFFNLFIIGCAVFLAPTMPEPIIGVAIGVVAGGAAQFAMQLPGLKSRGMLFGFKFNPGHPGVRKIGRLMIPSLLGLSVTQINITVSTILGSFFAGGPTYLFYGMRLIQFPLGIFGVALVTAILPTLSAQAARGALDELRTTLGFGLRMIIFIMLPAMVGLIVLRTPIVHLVFEHGTFTAHDTAETALAVLCYSVGLWAFGGVRIIVSAFYSLKDTTTPVISATIAVVANILFSLVLMSRLGAAGLALATALAAMVNGGILVAVLNRRLGGVDWFSVLRSAGRVGIGCVPIIAACWWVANAQIWAQPDDWVAKSAMLFVGIGLSVGGYLGVHALFRSEELGILWGMVRRKLGRFAK
- a CDS encoding methylated-DNA--[protein]-cysteine S-methyltransferase → MMFRSPWGWMGVAESSKGIQAIVLPKRSERAVEADLRAQSNGPLQRGESARLDMARRQLLDYLAGTRHTFDVPLDLSQGTVFQRQVWRVLLRVPHGKLRSYQWVAARVGGPQYARAVGNAVGANPIPIVIPCHRIVSQDATLGGFSGGLSMKRKLLSLEGTLVQLQRGRA
- the dtd gene encoding D-aminoacyl-tRNA deacylase, translated to MKAVLQRVTSASVEVDGLVVGRIQQGLMVLLGVAKGDAESDVRYVVDKIRTLRIFSDEQGKMNRSLADVGGAVLLVSQFTLLGRTSNGRRPSFDDAAPSDLAKGLYEQVVTRLRESGTMVETGIFAAHMQVTLVNDGPVTFVLDSREGGFSRLKI